ATGGAAGTTATAGTTGTCTTGTTGGTCGGCGGTGGCAGTCGGCCAACACCGAAAACACACCTGCACGAACGGAGTCACCCATGACCAGCACTCCTGGCGCCCTTCTCATCACGCCCGAGGTGGACATCGTCCCGATCAGCCTTCCCGCTACTCCTGAGGAGCAGCTCACGGTTATGTACTCCCTGCTCCGTTGCCACTTCGTGGACGTCGTGCGTCTTACCGACCAGATGGACATGTGGCTGGATGACGGAGGGGCCTATACCCAGCCGGTCAACAAGCTGGCAACGGTGCTGGCCATGCGCTTCGGGCGCACGTCGCAGCCGTACTACGGGCCCGTGATGCTGGCTGGCCGTGACGCCAAGGGCGACACCGTACCGCTCAGCAGGGACAAGCTCACGGCACTGCTCACCAGCATCGAAGACCTGCTCTGAGCCCCACAGCCGGAGCAGCCATAAGGCTGCTCCGGCCCCCGGGACGCGACTCGTGCGCCCCGTTCCGGCGGTGGGGGAGTGGCACCCCCACCGCCACCGAAGACACCTGCGAGAAGGGACACCCCACGATGCCGAGCAGTGCCGA
This region of Streptomyces antimycoticus genomic DNA includes:
- a CDS encoding DUF3846 domain-containing protein, which produces MTSTPGALLITPEVDIVPISLPATPEEQLTVMYSLLRCHFVDVVRLTDQMDMWLDDGGAYTQPVNKLATVLAMRFGRTSQPYYGPVMLAGRDAKGDTVPLSRDKLTALLTSIEDLL